GATAAAATCAAAAACATAAATAAAACAGAGATTAAAAAAATGGTTGAAAAAACAAAAATTAACTATTCTGAAAAATATGAAAAAATTGTTAATTATTTTCCATCAGGAAAAGAAATTTTGAAAAAAGAATTTGAAAATAAAATAGAGATATTAAAAAAATTAAGAATAAAACTACCTGAAAAGTGGGATGAAATAAAAGAAGGTGTTTTTAAAATTGTTATTCCACCTGAAAGAATAAAAAGTGTTCTGAAAAAAGGAAAAGTCCCTTTTCATTTAAAAGATATTGGTGTTGATGAAAATTTAATTTATGATGATATAATTTTTTCAAGATTCATAAGGGCTAGGGTAACAATTCTTGATATAGCGGATGAAATAGGGATTTTAGAAAATTTTACTAACAAATACATTGGAGGTGTTATATGAAAAACACAGTTGTTGTTGCTCATAGAGGTTTAAGTAGTAAATATCCTGAAAATACAATTCTCTCATTTCAAAAAGCAGTTGAGATAAAAGTTGATGCAATTGAATTGGATGTAAGAGAAACAAAAGATGGAGAAATTATTATAATGCATGATGAAAAAGTAGATAGAACAACGGATGGAAATGGATATGTTGAACAACTGACATATAATGAAATAAAAAAACTTGATGCAGGAAAATGGAAAGGAAATTTTAAAGATGTGAAAGTTCCTTCCTTAAAGGAGGTCTTTGAGAATATCGGGAATAAAATTTATTACTTTATTGAAATTAAAAAAGTAAATATCTCAAAAGTTATAAAGTTGATTGATGATTTTAATTTAAAAGAAAATGTTGTTATTTCTTCTTTCCATATTGAGTATCTTTTAGAAACAAGGAAAATTGTTCCTGAAATGCCTGTTGCTTTTATTACTGGTAATTTTCCTGATAATATCAATACTTTAATAGAAAATGGAATAAGAACTTTAAATTTATATCACCCTGAAATAACTGATGAAAAATTTATTTATCTAACAAAAAAGGGGATTTTGACACATGTGTGGACAGTTGATGAAAAAGAAGATATGGAAAAATACTTAAATATGGAAATACCAATAATTACAAGTAATTGCCCTGATTTACTTTTAAAAGTCCTTGGAAGATGAAGGAAAAAGAAATAATTGAGTTTATAAGAAAAAGTGTAATAACCAGAAGTAAAAATATTATTGCAGGTATTGGTGATGATACCGCTGTTGTAAAATATACAAAAAATGACTATTTACTTTTGACAATTGATTCAATTGTTGAAAATGTCCACTTCAAATTAAATCAGGCAACTTATTACCAAATTGGTAAAAAAGCAATTGCTGTAAATTTAAGTGATATTGCAGCAATGGGAGGTATTCCCCTTTATATACTCATTTCAATTGGTTTACCAGAGGGGGAAAAAGAGACAATTGGAAATTTATTGAATGGTTTTAAGTACATGGCAAAAAGATATAAATTTGAAATTATTGGAGGTAATTTAACTAAATCAAATATCTTATTCATTGATGTCTGTGCAGTTGGAAAAGTGGAAAAGAAATATTTAAAATTGAGAAATGGAGCAAAAGAAGGGGACTTAATTTATGTCACTGGAAATTTAGGTGCTTCTCAAATAAAAAAGCACTTAAATATTAAACCCAAAATAGAGGAAGGTAGATTTCTTGTAAAAAATTTTCCTATTTCTGCTATGATTGATATTTCAGATGGTCTTTCTTCCGATTTAATAACTCTTTCAAAAGAAAGTAATGTTGGATTTAATATATTTCTTGAAAAAATCCCGTTATCCAATGAAGTAAAAAAAATAAGTAAAACAAAAGAAGAAGAAATTTTGCATGCTTTAAATGATGGAGAGGACTATGAACTTCTTTTTACGATACCTGAAAAATACAAAAATAACATCCCCGAAAAAATAAATAAAACAAAAATAACACTAATTGGAGAAATTACAAAAGACAGAGAATACAAAGGAATTTATAAAAACAGAGAAATAAATATAACTGCATCTGGTTTTGACCACTTTCCAATTCTAACTTCCTAAACTCCAACTTTTATCATATATAATAACGAGAAATTTTAAAATTATCCTTGAATATAAAGTTGATTAAAAACTTTCTGTGCTTCTACTACAAGTTCTCTTATGTAATCTTCTGCTTTTGCTGTATCTCTTTTTTCCATATATTCTGTTAAAACACTTATTTCCATTTTTTCTGCAACTACCTCACATGCTTCCCATGAAAGAATACTTCTTATAACTCTTTCAATTGCCTGTTGTTCATTATCATAGGGTCTGGGTTGCATATCATGTCCTTTCCATCTTTTATAATTTGCCTGTTGAATTAATTTCGCTATTGCTATATTCATCCCATTTACTCTTGCACCATTGTCAATATCAAATTTCCCCGGTCCACCTAAAATTACTCCATCATTATAACCCTGACTATTCACATGCATGTGGACAAGATTATTATTATCAATTTCTTCAACTGTATCATAAATATGGTCAAGTCCAATCATTTCAGAATGCCCAAATTCTTTATTTACACCTTTTTTATCAATATTTATACCATATTGTTGATGTAGTTTTTTCCAGAATAAAATTGAACTTGCAACGGTTGGAAGTAGCATTGCAGGGTGCCCTTCGTTTGGTTTTGGCTCAATCGCCATATAAAATTTGCCACTTTTCTTTTCTTCATATTTACATAAATTTGCTATACTTTCTTTTAAATTTTCATACATATTTTTAACTAAAGGTGTTGCTAAATCATAACCCCATGAACCATTCCAGAGAACAAAAGTAGGTAATATTTCTTTATCCCATGTATTTTCCATTTCATATCCTATATCAACAGCCCTTATTCCAAATTCGTTTGCTTTTTTTCTTTCTTCTTTATCAAGTGAAGATATACCTCCATATGCCCAATAAGTATGAGCACCAGGAGATGCCAAACCAAGAAAAATACCTGTTTCTTTCATTACTCCAATTACTTGTTTAATATTTTTCTCATTAATTTCTGTATCATAATGTACCTCAATCCCAAGAACAATATTTTCAGGTAATTTAGGTCTAATTTTATCTGCTACAAGTTTTACAAAATCAGCAGTCGTAAATTTTTCACCACCAAAAGAAGGTCTTATATTAGAAGGAACAAAACCACCTTTGCCTGGATTAAATGTCCATCTACAAACTGAATGATAACTTTTTCTCATTGTATTCTCCTTTTAAATTTCATCTCGTTATTAAGGAAATAGAAATTTCTTTAACTTTTTCAAGACATTCTTTTTTTTCTTTTACTTCACTTTTCTTATCCACTCCTTTACATATAATTTCTCCTGAATATTTTGCACCTATTGTTACAAAAAAATTTTTTATTATACTTTTAGCATTTTCAATAAAATCATTTCTTTCACTTGCTTCAACACAAATAAAATATCCTTTTTTATTTTTTGGTTTATATGTTTTGAAAAAATTTATAGCAAGGTATTGACATTGAAATCTATCTATCATCATTTTTGTTTGAGCAGATAAACTACCAAAAAAAATAGGAGAGGCAACAACAATTACATCTGCATTTTCAACTTCTGGATAAATTTTTTGCATATCATCTTCTATTTTACACCTTCCATCATTTCTTACATTTTCACACTCCTGACACGCAACAAATCTCATCTGATTTAATATAAATTTTTTTGTTTTTATCTCTTCTTTTTCTACATGTTTTAGAAACATATCAAGCAAAAGTTCAGAATTACCATGCCTTCTTGGACTTCCGCATATGCCTAAAACATACATTATTTATTCTCCTTCATTTTTTCTCCACAACAAACTTCCTGCTTATTGGATTCTCTTCCGCATTTCTTACATACATATTTTTTACTTTCTTTTTTTCTTCCACATCCACAACTTTTGCACATTTCTCTCACCCCCTTATAGTTAAAAAATTTTAAAACTTCAATTCAACTTCATTTTCCCACAACCCGTGAATGTTGCAATATGAAAAA
The DNA window shown above is from bacterium and carries:
- a CDS encoding thiamine-phosphate kinase, with amino-acid sequence MKEKEIIEFIRKSVITRSKNIIAGIGDDTAVVKYTKNDYLLLTIDSIVENVHFKLNQATYYQIGKKAIAVNLSDIAAMGGIPLYILISIGLPEGEKETIGNLLNGFKYMAKRYKFEIIGGNLTKSNILFIDVCAVGKVEKKYLKLRNGAKEGDLIYVTGNLGASQIKKHLNIKPKIEEGRFLVKNFPISAMIDISDGLSSDLITLSKESNVGFNIFLEKIPLSNEVKKISKTKEEEILHALNDGEDYELLFTIPEKYKNNIPEKINKTKITLIGEITKDREYKGIYKNREINITASGFDHFPILTS
- a CDS encoding flavodoxin family protein translates to MYVLGICGSPRRHGNSELLLDMFLKHVEKEEIKTKKFILNQMRFVACQECENVRNDGRCKIEDDMQKIYPEVENADVIVVASPIFFGSLSAQTKMMIDRFQCQYLAINFFKTYKPKNKKGYFICVEASERNDFIENAKSIIKNFFVTIGAKYSGEIICKGVDKKSEVKEKKECLEKVKEISISLITR
- a CDS encoding xylose isomerase, producing MRKSYHSVCRWTFNPGKGGFVPSNIRPSFGGEKFTTADFVKLVADKIRPKLPENIVLGIEVHYDTEINEKNIKQVIGVMKETGIFLGLASPGAHTYWAYGGISSLDKEERKKANEFGIRAVDIGYEMENTWDKEILPTFVLWNGSWGYDLATPLVKNMYENLKESIANLCKYEEKKSGKFYMAIEPKPNEGHPAMLLPTVASSILFWKKLHQQYGINIDKKGVNKEFGHSEMIGLDHIYDTVEEIDNNNLVHMHVNSQGYNDGVILGGPGKFDIDNGARVNGMNIAIAKLIQQANYKRWKGHDMQPRPYDNEQQAIERVIRSILSWEACEVVAEKMEISVLTEYMEKRDTAKAEDYIRELVVEAQKVFNQLYIQG
- a CDS encoding glycerophosphodiester phosphodiesterase family protein; the encoded protein is MKNTVVVAHRGLSSKYPENTILSFQKAVEIKVDAIELDVRETKDGEIIIMHDEKVDRTTDGNGYVEQLTYNEIKKLDAGKWKGNFKDVKVPSLKEVFENIGNKIYYFIEIKKVNISKVIKLIDDFNLKENVVISSFHIEYLLETRKIVPEMPVAFITGNFPDNINTLIENGIRTLNLYHPEITDEKFIYLTKKGILTHVWTVDEKEDMEKYLNMEIPIITSNCPDLLLKVLGR